In one window of Kosmotoga pacifica DNA:
- a CDS encoding anaerobic ribonucleoside-triphosphate reductase activating protein, whose translation MNFVGWREVSMVDYPGKIALTLFTSGCNFNCPYCHNAELKKKVEHTLKEETVLEFIDNRRRVYDAIVVTGGEPSLYGNELIAFLVKLREYFPEKYLKVDTNGSNPEFIDRLYGLVEFVALDVKALDYSAFSSTSFYTILESLEAVRHFWDHEIRLTMYPPFIKEEDFPKYVKLLRGFKRIAVQQYKPIDSVQPYDHKILERLVQMLKPYVKQAYVKL comes from the coding sequence ATGAATTTCGTAGGATGGCGCGAAGTGAGCATGGTGGATTATCCGGGGAAAATAGCGCTGACTCTCTTTACCTCAGGTTGTAATTTCAATTGTCCTTATTGTCACAACGCCGAGCTGAAAAAGAAAGTCGAACATACACTGAAAGAAGAGACGGTTCTAGAATTCATAGATAACAGGAGAAGGGTTTACGACGCGATCGTTGTCACGGGAGGCGAACCCTCTCTTTATGGTAACGAACTTATCGCATTCCTCGTGAAATTGCGGGAATATTTTCCTGAAAAATATCTGAAAGTGGACACAAACGGCAGTAATCCGGAGTTCATTGACAGACTTTACGGACTCGTGGAGTTTGTTGCCCTTGATGTTAAGGCACTTGATTACTCAGCCTTTTCCAGCACGAGCTTTTATACCATTCTGGAGAGCCTCGAAGCCGTCAGGCATTTCTGGGACCATGAAATCAGGCTTACCATGTACCCACCGTTCATCAAAGAGGAAGACTTTCCAAAGTACGTTAAACTTCTGAGGGGGTTTAAAAGAATTGCGGTACAGCAGTACAAACCCATCGATTCTGTACAGCCCTACGACCATAAGATTCTTGAGCGCCTTGTACAAATGTTAAAACCATATGTAAAACAGGCTTATGTGAAATTATGA
- a CDS encoding ribonucleoside triphosphate reductase: protein MLRVRKRNGALADFDLSKIGVAIMKAFKATGSVYTEEIIERISLRVFSDFQEKVIDGVIDIEDIQDSVEKVLEDLGFNKVAKAYILYRKHREKLRNLKSSMLDFSATVNNYLNQKDWRVNENSTVTYSIGGLILHNSGTVTANYWLNEVYDPQIADAHREGDLHIHDLSMLSGYCAGWSLQQLIEEGLGGVPGKVSSRPARHLSTLANQMVNFLGILQNEWAGAQAFSSFDTYLAPFVKIDNLSYKEVKQAIQSFVFGVNTPSRWGTQSPFSNVTLDWTVPKRLKDKPAIVGGEEQDFTYGDCQREMDMVNRAFLEVLMEGDANGRGFQYPIPTYNITKDFDWENPNVELLFTITSKYGTPYFQNFINSDLNPDDVRSMCCRLSLDKRELRRRGGGLFGSDEFTGSIGVVTINLPRIAYLSNNERDFFKKLNEMMDLASRSLEIKREVVEKLNDAGLYPYTKRYLKNFDNHFSTIGLVGMNEACLNAKWIKKPIYEEEARSFALRVLDFMRDRITIYQEETGNLYNLEATPAESTSYRLAKIDKEKFPDIITAGKDVPYYTNSTHLPVNYEVDVFTALDLQEDLQIKYTGGTVFHAFLGESITDWEVTRELVKKIAENYRIPYFTISPTYSICPDHGYIRGEIYRCPRCGKETEVYSRITGYYRPIQHWNKGKKEEFKNRRTFKIFRGEVNEFRRMARSEHGGLSGENSADSLYLRL from the coding sequence ATGTTGCGGGTGAGAAAGAGAAATGGCGCACTCGCTGACTTCGACCTTTCGAAGATAGGTGTTGCCATCATGAAGGCCTTCAAAGCAACCGGAAGCGTTTATACGGAAGAGATCATTGAGAGAATAAGCTTGAGGGTATTTTCAGACTTTCAGGAAAAAGTAATTGACGGGGTAATCGATATTGAGGACATACAGGACTCGGTGGAAAAGGTCCTTGAGGATCTCGGATTCAATAAAGTGGCGAAGGCCTATATCCTTTACAGAAAGCATCGAGAGAAATTAAGAAACCTTAAGTCTTCCATGCTGGATTTTTCCGCTACCGTTAACAATTACTTAAACCAAAAAGACTGGCGCGTGAATGAAAATAGCACAGTCACTTATTCAATAGGTGGTCTTATCCTGCACAACAGCGGGACGGTAACGGCCAACTACTGGCTGAACGAAGTGTACGATCCTCAGATAGCCGATGCACACAGGGAGGGGGATCTCCATATACACGATCTCTCCATGCTCTCGGGATATTGCGCTGGCTGGAGTCTTCAGCAGCTCATTGAAGAAGGACTTGGTGGTGTGCCTGGAAAGGTGTCCTCTAGGCCTGCAAGGCATTTATCCACTCTGGCAAATCAGATGGTCAATTTCCTGGGAATTCTGCAAAATGAGTGGGCTGGCGCTCAGGCATTCAGTTCCTTTGATACTTATCTCGCTCCTTTTGTGAAGATAGATAACCTTTCCTATAAAGAGGTAAAACAGGCTATACAGTCCTTCGTCTTCGGTGTCAACACGCCAAGCCGTTGGGGGACACAATCACCCTTTTCAAATGTGACCCTCGACTGGACAGTGCCGAAGCGGTTGAAAGACAAACCCGCGATAGTCGGTGGTGAGGAACAGGACTTCACTTACGGCGATTGCCAGCGTGAAATGGATATGGTAAACAGGGCTTTTCTCGAGGTGCTAATGGAAGGGGATGCCAACGGTAGAGGCTTTCAGTATCCCATACCGACCTACAATATTACGAAGGATTTTGACTGGGAAAATCCCAACGTGGAGCTGCTTTTCACCATCACCAGCAAATATGGCACACCATATTTTCAGAACTTCATAAACTCCGATCTCAATCCTGATGATGTGCGCAGTATGTGCTGCCGCCTTTCTCTGGATAAGCGTGAACTCAGACGCCGGGGTGGAGGACTCTTTGGCTCAGATGAGTTTACCGGTTCTATCGGAGTTGTAACGATCAATCTGCCAAGAATCGCGTATCTCAGCAACAATGAACGAGATTTCTTTAAAAAACTCAATGAAATGATGGATCTTGCGAGTAGAAGCCTCGAAATCAAGCGCGAAGTAGTTGAAAAGCTCAACGATGCGGGATTGTATCCTTATACAAAGCGTTACCTCAAGAACTTCGACAACCACTTCTCAACCATCGGACTAGTTGGTATGAACGAGGCCTGTTTGAATGCGAAATGGATCAAAAAGCCCATATATGAAGAGGAGGCCAGGAGTTTTGCTTTGAGGGTCCTGGACTTCATGAGAGACCGGATAACCATTTATCAGGAAGAGACCGGTAATCTCTATAACCTTGAAGCTACACCTGCGGAATCCACCTCTTATCGACTCGCGAAGATCGATAAAGAGAAATTCCCCGATATAATCACCGCTGGAAAAGACGTGCCATACTACACCAATTCGACCCACCTACCAGTTAACTACGAGGTGGATGTGTTCACCGCCCTCGATTTGCAGGAAGACCTCCAGATAAAGTATACTGGAGGTACGGTATTTCACGCCTTCCTTGGTGAAAGCATAACCGACTGGGAAGTCACCAGAGAGCTGGTGAAGAAGATCGCGGAAAACTACAGAATTCCTTATTTCACCATCTCTCCTACATATTCAATTTGCCCGGATCACGGATATATAAGAGGTGAAATTTATCGCTGTCCCAGATGCGGAAAAGAAACCGAGGTATATTCCAGAATAACAGGCTATTACAGACCGATTCAGCACTGGAATAAAGGGAAAAAAGAAGAATTCAAAAACAGAAGGACATTCAAAATTTTCAGGGGGGAAGTGAATGAATTTCGTAGGATGGCGCGAAGTGAGCATGGTGGATTATCCGGGGAAAATAGCGCTGACTCTCTTTACCTCAGGTTGTAA
- a CDS encoding PolC-type DNA polymerase III, with protein MISLEFVVIDTETTGLSPYQGARLIEVAGLVVEEDWKINIDKHFHSLINPGVPIPVFITRLTGINSRMVRSAPPAEEVLPAFFRFLSGRTLVIQNAPFDLSFLNHYAKKLGFPELTNPVIDTIWLSRRLFCGRHNLDLILARLNILAEDRHRALGDVILTARAFVKMAAMIGKEEVIKMASQKVSGRKPPF; from the coding sequence GTGATTTCTCTGGAATTCGTTGTAATAGATACGGAAACGACTGGGTTGAGTCCCTACCAGGGTGCAAGATTGATCGAGGTTGCTGGTTTAGTCGTTGAGGAAGACTGGAAAATTAACATCGATAAGCATTTTCATTCACTGATAAACCCCGGTGTGCCGATTCCGGTCTTTATTACAAGGCTCACTGGTATCAACAGTCGCATGGTAAGGTCAGCACCACCGGCTGAAGAGGTATTACCCGCATTTTTCCGTTTTCTTTCAGGACGTACGCTTGTAATTCAGAACGCTCCTTTTGATCTCTCCTTCTTGAACCATTACGCAAAGAAGCTGGGTTTTCCGGAACTGACTAATCCCGTCATCGACACGATCTGGCTCTCAAGAAGACTCTTTTGCGGAAGGCACAATCTCGACCTGATACTCGCCAGGCTCAATATTCTTGCAGAAGACAGACATAGAGCACTGGGAGATGTGATTTTAACCGCCAGGGCTTTTGTGAAAATGGCAGCCATGATAGGAAAAGAAGAGGTCATTAAAATGGCTTCTCAAAAAGTATCTGGTAGAAAACCCCCTTTTTGA
- a CDS encoding M20 metallopeptidase family protein: MNNNDSLPVRLRHTLHMYPESGHEEFKTKEILLDFIKGLNCDRLKIYEVLKTGLLVEYTAKTTRSHVLFRADMDALPITEETSAEFASRYPGWMHACGHDVHMAVLFGLMQKVCETLPDRNVLFLFQPAEEGPGGARPILESGALDRYEIKAAFALHVNAEYNLGTVASREGVIFASPTEFEVRFKGKSSHGSTPHRGKDTILPAAQFIQALYSSLPMILSRENPHVLTVGKISGGHRKNIIADFTTLEGTYRVMEMADKDKIDRLMSRLVKEIAGFWGIEGELNFMAHYPTTVNSGELLGKLKKAAETSGLQFLKCDPKLTGEDFGFFSHRYPSLLYWLGCGTDTMRYDLHTPEFLPPDDVIEKGITCMYNLLMSDEG, from the coding sequence TTGAACAACAACGATTCACTTCCTGTTAGATTAAGGCATACGCTCCACATGTATCCCGAAAGCGGCCACGAGGAATTCAAGACAAAGGAGATTTTGCTGGATTTCATCAAGGGTCTGAATTGTGACAGACTGAAGATATATGAGGTCCTCAAGACAGGGCTTCTGGTAGAGTATACTGCGAAAACAACCAGATCACACGTGCTCTTCAGGGCAGACATGGATGCGTTACCTATAACCGAAGAGACCTCTGCGGAATTTGCCTCCAGATATCCAGGCTGGATGCACGCTTGCGGGCATGATGTACATATGGCGGTGCTCTTTGGATTAATGCAGAAGGTATGTGAAACACTTCCAGATAGAAACGTGCTCTTCCTCTTCCAGCCAGCCGAAGAAGGGCCGGGAGGGGCCAGGCCTATATTAGAATCCGGCGCTCTCGACAGATATGAAATCAAAGCTGCCTTTGCACTACATGTTAACGCCGAATACAACCTCGGCACTGTTGCTTCCAGAGAAGGTGTAATCTTTGCCAGCCCTACGGAGTTCGAAGTCAGGTTTAAAGGGAAGTCTTCTCATGGCTCAACGCCTCATAGGGGGAAGGATACCATTCTCCCTGCAGCGCAATTCATCCAGGCTCTCTATTCTTCACTGCCCATGATTTTGTCGCGAGAAAACCCACATGTGCTAACCGTGGGGAAGATCTCGGGTGGACACAGAAAGAACATCATAGCGGACTTCACAACCCTTGAAGGCACCTACAGAGTAATGGAAATGGCAGACAAGGATAAGATAGACAGGCTCATGTCGCGCCTTGTAAAAGAAATTGCCGGGTTCTGGGGTATAGAGGGAGAATTGAATTTCATGGCTCACTATCCTACAACGGTGAATTCCGGAGAGCTCCTTGGAAAGCTAAAAAAAGCAGCTGAAACAAGCGGCCTTCAGTTTTTAAAGTGTGACCCGAAACTAACGGGCGAGGACTTTGGTTTTTTCAGCCACCGGTACCCTTCGCTCCTTTACTGGCTGGGCTGTGGCACTGACACTATGCGTTATGACCTGCATACACCAGAATTCTTACCCCCGGACGATGTGATAGAGAAAGGAATAACATGTATGTACAACCTGCTGATGTCCGATGAGGGGTGA
- a CDS encoding DUF362 domain-containing protein — protein MTARVLIKTCRDYSNVKSKLQESFETMNVESLFSSGERVLLKVNLLAGRDPEAAVPTHPDFLAAVIELFQDMGVQLSVGDSPANGKTLKAAAKSGIEEVCRKYGVELVTFDNPQTLKTGSNIIKEFKVAKQVLEADSLVNLPKFKTHSLMTLTLAVKNTFGCIVGSEKQLWHLRVITRERFVNMLIELHRLLKPKLNILDGVIGMHGNGPSGGEVIDFGIIAVSENGFALDDAITRVYEIPPEMVPTVFFARKLGLTPEYEILGDAPKPVDFKLPAGIRPIKSPTLLSKLVSRVPSIDKDKCTECGECESYCPVSAISIDTHNINYSKCIRCYVCHEICQFNAIKLKRKLILQG, from the coding sequence ATGACGGCAAGGGTGCTGATTAAAACTTGCCGAGATTATTCAAACGTTAAAAGCAAGCTTCAAGAAAGTTTTGAAACAATGAATGTGGAGAGTCTCTTTTCCAGCGGCGAAAGGGTGTTACTCAAAGTCAATCTTCTTGCTGGTAGAGATCCAGAAGCGGCGGTACCCACCCATCCAGATTTTCTTGCTGCCGTTATTGAGCTGTTTCAGGACATGGGAGTACAGCTGTCAGTAGGTGACAGTCCCGCAAACGGAAAGACTCTCAAGGCCGCAGCAAAGAGCGGAATAGAGGAAGTGTGCCGAAAATATGGTGTGGAACTCGTTACCTTCGACAATCCTCAAACACTGAAAACCGGTAGCAATATAATAAAGGAGTTCAAGGTAGCGAAGCAGGTCCTTGAAGCTGATTCTCTTGTTAACCTGCCGAAGTTTAAGACACACTCTCTTATGACCCTAACGCTAGCTGTTAAAAACACTTTCGGTTGCATCGTAGGCTCGGAAAAACAGTTATGGCATTTGAGAGTCATCACCAGAGAGCGTTTCGTCAATATGTTGATTGAGCTGCACAGATTGTTAAAACCAAAGCTCAACATTCTTGATGGGGTCATTGGCATGCACGGTAATGGTCCGTCAGGCGGGGAAGTGATAGATTTCGGGATAATAGCAGTTAGTGAAAACGGGTTCGCCCTCGATGACGCTATTACCCGAGTGTACGAAATACCACCAGAAATGGTGCCCACGGTCTTCTTTGCGAGGAAACTGGGACTCACACCGGAATACGAAATACTGGGAGACGCGCCGAAACCTGTTGATTTTAAACTGCCTGCGGGTATTCGGCCGATAAAGTCACCCACACTACTTTCAAAGTTGGTCTCAAGGGTCCCTTCAATTGACAAAGACAAATGTACGGAATGCGGGGAATGTGAGAGCTACTGCCCTGTTTCGGCGATTTCCATAGACACACACAACATCAACTATTCCAAATGTATTAGATGCTATGTCTGCCATGAAATATGTCAATTCAACGCAATAAAGCTGAAAAGGAAATTGATTTTACAGGGGTGA
- the glpK gene encoding glycerol kinase GlpK: protein MGYILTIDQGTSSTRAILFDEELYQVAVVQEEFEQIYPRPGWVEHNPNDIVLTAMSCVEKVVKEARVSFKEIEAIGITNQRETIVAWDARTGKALYNAIVWQCRRTKDRVEELRQSYKELIHSKTGLYPDPYFSATKMEWLLKNVPEVQNAAERGTLRFGTIDSWLIWNLTPERLHVTDYSNASRTMLFNINTLDWDDELLELFSIKREFLPDVVDSSAQICHSIYGPIIGGIAGDQQASLFGQSAFNPGDMKCTHGTGSFLLMNTGNKPKFSRNGLLTTIGWKIKDEVTYAVEGSIFASGALVKWLRDGLGIISSAEETETLAKQAENNGGVYFSGALAGLGAPYWDATARGLLIGLTRGTTKAHIVRAVLEYVAFRTREIVELMEKETGIPIKRLLVDGGMTRNNLLMDLQARVLGIPVDRSMIKETTALGAAMLAGLSVGLWDRELLKDKRKSEVVFTPRGREMEEEYLRWKEAIKRSMNWET from the coding sequence ATGGGTTACATCCTAACAATCGATCAGGGGACAAGCAGTACAAGGGCTATACTCTTTGACGAGGAATTATATCAGGTTGCCGTTGTTCAGGAAGAATTCGAACAGATCTATCCCAGGCCGGGTTGGGTAGAGCACAATCCTAACGACATTGTACTAACGGCAATGTCTTGCGTTGAGAAGGTCGTAAAAGAGGCGCGTGTCTCTTTCAAGGAGATCGAAGCTATAGGGATAACCAACCAGCGCGAAACCATCGTAGCCTGGGACGCAAGAACAGGGAAAGCGCTCTACAACGCCATTGTGTGGCAGTGTAGACGCACAAAAGATCGTGTAGAAGAGCTCAGGCAGAGTTATAAAGAGCTGATCCATTCTAAAACAGGCCTCTATCCTGATCCGTATTTCTCCGCCACGAAAATGGAATGGCTTCTAAAAAACGTGCCAGAAGTACAGAACGCCGCGGAACGGGGCACCCTCAGATTCGGTACCATCGATTCGTGGTTAATATGGAACCTCACTCCGGAGAGACTACATGTTACGGACTATTCCAACGCTTCGAGAACGATGCTTTTCAACATAAACACACTGGACTGGGACGATGAACTGTTGGAATTGTTCTCCATAAAGAGGGAATTCCTTCCTGATGTCGTTGATTCTTCGGCACAGATCTGCCACTCGATATATGGGCCAATCATCGGTGGCATAGCTGGCGATCAGCAAGCTTCCCTCTTCGGACAGAGTGCCTTCAATCCCGGAGATATGAAGTGCACCCACGGAACTGGTTCCTTCCTGTTGATGAATACGGGCAATAAGCCGAAGTTTTCTCGCAACGGCCTGCTCACTACTATAGGCTGGAAGATAAAGGATGAGGTCACTTATGCCGTTGAAGGCTCTATTTTCGCTTCCGGCGCCCTTGTGAAATGGCTCAGAGATGGATTGGGAATAATCTCTTCCGCTGAAGAAACTGAAACACTCGCAAAACAAGCCGAAAACAATGGCGGGGTATACTTTTCTGGTGCACTGGCGGGATTGGGAGCCCCCTACTGGGATGCAACAGCTAGAGGTCTGCTGATAGGCCTAACAAGAGGCACAACGAAGGCACACATTGTTAGGGCCGTACTCGAATATGTGGCTTTCAGAACGAGAGAAATAGTCGAACTCATGGAAAAAGAAACGGGCATTCCAATAAAACGCCTTCTAGTAGATGGCGGTATGACAAGAAATAATCTCCTTATGGATCTGCAGGCTAGAGTCCTTGGCATACCTGTTGATAGGTCTATGATAAAGGAGACAACGGCTCTTGGAGCGGCAATGCTGGCGGGACTGTCCGTTGGTCTCTGGGATCGGGAACTCTTGAAAGACAAGAGAAAGAGCGAGGTTGTGTTTACACCCAGGGGTAGAGAGATGGAGGAAGAATACCTCAGATGGAAAGAAGCGATAAAAAGATCTATGAACTGGGAAACGTAA
- the tsaE gene encoding tRNA (adenosine(37)-N6)-threonylcarbamoyltransferase complex ATPase subunit type 1 TsaE: MERSDKKIYELGNVNEKTLRKLGRLLGQKLAGGEILLLFGNLGTGKTTFVKGMAEGLGINPDFVRSPTFTLINVYPGSRLQIVHADFYRLESEEEVEELGLEEMLDENSVLAIEWPEKAHLEGTKMLKIRLYYENELSRRLEIESNSDRLDGLLKEILSDLKTNTASSIDRR; the protein is encoded by the coding sequence ATGGAAAGAAGCGATAAAAAGATCTATGAACTGGGAAACGTAAACGAAAAAACATTAAGGAAACTCGGCAGACTTCTTGGCCAGAAACTCGCCGGCGGGGAAATCTTGCTGCTTTTTGGAAATCTTGGAACAGGTAAGACAACTTTTGTTAAAGGGATGGCGGAAGGGCTTGGTATCAATCCAGATTTTGTTAGAAGCCCAACCTTTACGTTAATCAACGTGTATCCCGGTTCGCGTCTGCAGATTGTGCATGCGGATTTTTACAGGTTAGAAAGTGAGGAAGAGGTTGAAGAACTTGGACTCGAAGAAATGCTGGACGAAAATTCTGTTCTCGCAATCGAATGGCCTGAAAAAGCGCATCTGGAAGGAACCAAAATGCTGAAAATACGTCTATATTATGAGAACGAATTATCTCGAAGGCTGGAAATAGAAAGCAATTCCGATAGACTCGATGGTCTTTTGAAGGAAATACTTTCAGATCTCAAAACAAACACAGCTAGCAGTATCGACAGGAGGTGA
- the lon gene encoding endopeptidase La, translating to MSQKFQILEEAASGSDKKVSIPKVLPAIATRTNMLIYPSAVMPLYVGREKSLTALEESISKFNQLLFLVSQKDIKVDDPSAEDLYEVGTVVKIVQLMKMPDGNYKILVEGLTRAKTVEIIEQERAFMFKIEVLKPRYKATKTLEALIRKVRELALKYVNMSRRFPDEATLALDDTSNPDKFADFVASLLPLKLEEKQALLEEISPRKRLELLMELLTREVEILSLEEELERRVKEKIEQNQKEYYLREKMRAIQEELEGEEDAEIKELKEMLASRTYPKEVVEKAEQEIARLEKMSPYSAEATVIRTYLDWILNMPWYEETGDNIDILKVREFLDKNHYGLMDVKERILEFLAARKFSENLRAPILCLVGPPGVGKTSLGRSIAESMGRKFGRISLGGMRDEAEIRGHRRTYVGALPGRIIQTIRKLGVKNPVIVLDEVDKMGISFQGDPASALLEVLDPEQNSTFTDHFLELPFDLSKVLFITTANVLYTIPPALLDRMEVIEIAGYTDTEKLHIAKDYILPKLYKEYSLDSKRVSFTTAAIKRIIREYTREAGVRNLDRNLAKVIRRAALRLSEGEKSVKVGAKNLEEFLGIPRFTDSDFRKKPEVGVATGLAWTAVGGEIMYIEVLPVPGGKGKFITTGQLGDVMKESAQIALSLARKLCDNEKYSEFFEKTDFHIHVPEGAVPKDGPSAGITLLTAVTSAVTGRPVRYDVAMTGEITLRGKVLPIGGLKEKLMAAYRAGINKVILPKANKKDLEKVPDEIKKALKFVFVDEVDEALREALI from the coding sequence GTGAGCCAGAAATTCCAGATACTCGAAGAAGCTGCAAGCGGTTCGGACAAGAAAGTGAGCATACCAAAGGTACTGCCAGCCATAGCAACCAGGACGAATATGCTCATATACCCCTCGGCCGTTATGCCCCTGTATGTCGGGCGTGAAAAATCCTTGACGGCTCTTGAGGAGTCTATATCGAAATTCAACCAGCTACTATTTCTGGTATCTCAAAAAGATATAAAGGTTGATGACCCGTCTGCTGAAGATCTGTACGAAGTTGGCACGGTAGTAAAGATCGTCCAGCTCATGAAGATGCCCGACGGAAACTACAAGATACTTGTTGAAGGTCTTACGAGGGCGAAGACAGTGGAAATCATCGAACAGGAAAGGGCCTTCATGTTCAAAATAGAGGTCCTAAAACCCCGTTACAAAGCGACCAAGACTCTTGAAGCCCTTATCAGGAAGGTCAGAGAACTCGCCCTTAAGTACGTTAACATGAGCAGGCGCTTTCCCGATGAAGCGACACTGGCACTGGATGATACCTCAAACCCTGACAAGTTTGCTGATTTCGTAGCGTCTCTGCTACCCCTGAAACTCGAAGAAAAGCAGGCTCTGCTGGAAGAAATCTCACCCAGGAAGAGGCTAGAACTGCTCATGGAACTTCTCACCAGGGAAGTGGAAATACTTTCTCTGGAAGAAGAGCTGGAACGCAGAGTCAAGGAGAAAATAGAGCAGAACCAGAAGGAATATTACCTCAGGGAAAAGATGAGAGCCATTCAGGAAGAGCTCGAAGGTGAAGAAGACGCGGAGATAAAGGAACTCAAGGAAATGCTCGCCAGCAGAACATACCCTAAAGAGGTAGTTGAAAAAGCTGAACAGGAAATTGCAAGACTCGAAAAAATGTCCCCTTACTCCGCAGAAGCTACAGTTATAAGAACATACCTCGATTGGATACTGAACATGCCATGGTACGAAGAGACCGGAGATAACATCGACATTTTGAAAGTAAGGGAATTCCTGGATAAAAACCATTATGGATTGATGGATGTCAAGGAACGCATCCTTGAATTCCTCGCGGCGAGGAAATTTTCTGAAAACCTCAGAGCACCTATCCTCTGTCTTGTAGGACCTCCCGGTGTGGGTAAAACTTCCCTTGGAAGATCCATTGCTGAATCCATGGGCAGAAAATTCGGCAGGATTTCTCTCGGTGGCATGCGCGATGAGGCAGAAATAAGGGGACACCGTAGGACATACGTTGGTGCCCTTCCAGGAAGGATAATCCAGACGATCCGTAAACTTGGGGTGAAGAACCCTGTAATCGTGCTTGATGAAGTGGATAAGATGGGAATAAGTTTCCAAGGCGATCCGGCTTCCGCACTGCTGGAAGTCCTTGATCCCGAGCAAAACAGCACCTTTACGGACCATTTCCTGGAATTGCCTTTCGACCTGTCGAAAGTACTGTTCATAACAACGGCGAACGTGTTGTACACGATACCACCCGCCTTGCTGGACAGAATGGAAGTAATAGAGATCGCAGGCTATACTGACACGGAAAAGTTGCACATAGCTAAAGACTATATACTTCCGAAGCTTTACAAGGAGTATTCCCTTGATAGCAAGAGGGTGAGCTTTACGACCGCGGCAATAAAACGAATCATACGTGAATACACACGTGAAGCTGGAGTACGTAACCTCGACAGGAACCTTGCGAAAGTCATAAGAAGAGCGGCGCTACGGTTGTCAGAAGGTGAAAAGAGCGTGAAAGTTGGCGCAAAAAATCTGGAAGAATTCCTTGGCATTCCCCGCTTTACCGATAGTGACTTTAGAAAGAAACCTGAAGTTGGTGTGGCAACTGGTCTCGCCTGGACCGCCGTGGGTGGAGAAATCATGTACATTGAGGTTCTCCCGGTGCCAGGTGGAAAGGGTAAGTTCATAACCACCGGACAGCTTGGTGATGTGATGAAAGAATCGGCACAGATAGCGTTGAGCCTTGCGAGAAAGCTTTGCGACAACGAAAAATATTCCGAATTCTTTGAAAAGACAGATTTCCACATCCACGTGCCGGAAGGTGCTGTACCTAAAGATGGCCCTTCAGCGGGAATAACGTTGCTAACGGCTGTCACCTCAGCGGTCACTGGGCGTCCGGTGCGCTACGATGTGGCAATGACAGGCGAGATCACACTGAGGGGGAAAGTCCTTCCAATTGGTGGGCTGAAAGAAAAACTCATGGCGGCTTATAGGGCCGGTATCAATAAAGTGATACTTCCCAAAGCCAACAAAAAAGACCTGGAGAAAGTTCCGGACGAAATAAAGAAAGCATTGAAGTTCGTCTTTGTCGACGAAGTAGACGAAGCGCTCAGGGAGGCTCTAATATAA
- the yihA gene encoding ribosome biogenesis GTP-binding protein YihA/YsxC: MLIRSVELYKTVFEPGEYPEPKEREIAFAGRSNVGKSTLLNTIFRRELAHISSKPGKTRSVNFYLVNSKYFFVDLPGYGYAKASHQEIKRWQSLITDYFKSRPNLNLVVLLLDSRHNLQKKDIEMLQWLQYYSIPFVAVLTKSDKLSGNQLTKMVNNFKKELESWGSPPIIPVSAKTRKGISELLNVILGS; the protein is encoded by the coding sequence GTGCTCATAAGATCCGTTGAATTATACAAAACAGTATTTGAACCCGGAGAATACCCCGAACCAAAGGAACGTGAGATAGCCTTTGCGGGTAGATCCAATGTGGGGAAGTCTACCCTCCTGAATACTATATTCAGGAGGGAGCTTGCCCATATCAGTTCAAAACCTGGAAAAACGAGATCGGTAAATTTCTATCTGGTAAACTCAAAATACTTCTTTGTGGATCTACCAGGATACGGTTACGCCAAAGCTTCGCATCAGGAGATAAAGCGCTGGCAATCCCTCATAACGGACTACTTCAAATCGAGACCAAATCTCAACCTCGTCGTTCTGCTATTGGATTCAAGGCACAATCTCCAAAAGAAGGATATTGAAATGCTCCAGTGGCTTCAGTACTATTCAATACCCTTTGTGGCTGTGCTGACAAAATCCGACAAACTATCAGGCAACCAGCTAACCAAAATGGTGAACAACTTTAAGAAAGAACTCGAATCTTGGGGTTCTCCCCCAATCATACCCGTATCGGCGAAAACGAGGAAGGGGATCTCAGAGTTGCTGAACGTTATATTGGGAAGCTGA